The following proteins are co-located in the Schistocerca nitens isolate TAMUIC-IGC-003100 chromosome 2, iqSchNite1.1, whole genome shotgun sequence genome:
- the LOC126234286 gene encoding major royal jelly protein 5 → MKLLLVVVAACVAAAAGNPTSEATKPVVWTGGEFNWPCSSTKKIFQQTGRYISKNVIATRTAIYKDDAILALPRFKQGIPVTLARVSLKSRGSQAVLEPFPCWSLQEEGNCKALQSVVDLFLDAQDILWVLDVGIVNTLETPVRRCPPKIVAINVKTGKVVKVIDLSGLVCSASRLQYLVVDYSADGRCFVYVSDAATRAILVYDVTGGRGYRVVLPKAVSHGCARRDVLYLALVRKPCGTTILFFTYLSSSRLFAIKTEYLRRGSASGRVQDVGVKPGKLVILGTDNGRAIFFRFEAQSEIYRWDSDTAFKRENLVLVYRSGTCELATHVAADYKRGRMRVLESNFPDYVQGTVGCGPNHALSLMQGCH, encoded by the coding sequence ATGAAGCTACTGCTGGTGGTGGTGGCTGCGTGCGTGGCCGCGGCAGCCGGCAACCCGACGTCCGAGGCAACCAAGCCCGTCGTCTGGACTGGCGGCGAGTTCAACTGGCCGTGCTCCTCGACCAAGAAGATCTTCCAGCAGACGGGCCGCTACATCTCCAAGAACGTGATCGCGACGCGCACAGCCATCTACAAGGACGACGCCATCCTGGCGCTGCCGCGCTTCAAGCAGGGCATCCCCGTCACGCTGGCCCGCGTCTCGCTCAAGAGCCGCGGCAGCCAGGCCGTGCTCGAACCCTTCCCCTGCTGGAGCCTCCAGGAAGAGGGCAACTGCAAGGCCCTCCAGTCCGTCGTCGACCTGTTCCTCGACGCGCAGGACATCCTCTGGGTGCTCGACGTCGGCATCGTCAACACCCTGGAGACCCCGGTGCGCCGCTGCCCGCCCAAGATCGTCGCCATCAACGTGAAGACCGGCAAGGTGGTGAAGGTGATCGACCTGTCAGGGCTGGTGTGCTCGGCCAGCCGGCTGCAGTACCTGGTGGTGGACTACTCCGCCGACGGCCGCTGCTTCGTGTACGTGAGCGACGCCGCCACGCGCGCCATCCTGGTCTACGACGTGACCGGCGGTCGCGGCTACCGCGTGGTGCTCCCCAAGGCCGTGAGCCACGGCTGTGCGCGCCGTGACGTGCTGTACCTGGCCCTGGTGCGCAAACCCTGCGGCACCACCATCCTCTTCTTCACCTACCTGTCCTCCAGCCGGCTGTTCGCCATCAAGACCGAGTACCTGCGCCGCGGATCCGCCTCCGGGCGCGTCCAGGACGTCGGCGTCAAGCCGGGCAAGCTGGTCATCCTGGGGACGGACAACGGACGCGCCATCTTCTTCCGCTTCGAGGCGCAGAGCGAGATCTACAGGTGGGACTCGGACACGGCGTTCAAGCGCGAGAACCTGGTGCTGGTGTACCGGTCGGGCACCTGCGAGCTGGCCACGCACGTCGCCGCCGACTACAAGCGCGGGCGCATGCGCGTTCTGGAGAGCAACTTCCCGGACTACGTCCAGGGCACTGTCGGCTGCGGGCCAAACCACGCCCTCTCCCTCATGCAGGGCTGCCACTAA